The Brassica oleracea var. oleracea cultivar TO1000 chromosome C6, BOL, whole genome shotgun sequence genome includes a region encoding these proteins:
- the LOC106300083 gene encoding beta-fructofuranosidase, insoluble isoenzyme CWINV3 codes for MGKTLLLLSLLLCSFIIDLEASRQDLNQPYRTGYHFQPPSNWMNDPNGPMVYKGIYHLFYQYNPYGAVWDVRIVWGHSTSLDLVNWTPQPPAFSPSQPSDINGCWSGSVTILPNGTPVILYTGIDQNKSQVQNVAVPVNISDPYLREWSKSPANPLMAPNAVNGINPDRFRDPTTAWIGHDGEWRVIVGSSTDDRRGLAVLYKSRDFFNWTQATKPLHHEELTGMWECPDFFPVSITGTEGLETSSSGEVKHVLKMSLIETLHDYYTIGCYDREKDVYVPDHGFVQDGSAPRLDYGKFYASKAFYDDVKKRRILWGWVNESSPAKDDIEKGWSGLQSFPRKIWLGESGNELLQWPIEEIETLRETQVNWYNKVLKAGSTIQVHGVTAAQADVDVSFKVKDLEKADVIEPSWTDPQKICSEEDLSVKSGLGPFGLMVLASNDMEEYTSVYFRIFKSNDTKYVVLMCSDQSRSSLNEENDKATFGAFVAIDPSHETLSLRTLIDHSIVESYGGGGKVCVTSRVYPKLAIGEKANLFVFNKGTQSVDVLSLSAWSLKSAQINGETVSPFSECEDSHSLNQY; via the exons ATGGGGAAAACGCTGTTACTGCTGTCTTTGTTGCTCTGCAGCTTTATCATCGATCTTGAAGCTTCACGCCAAGATCTCAACCAACCGTACCGGACCGGTTATCACTTTCAACCTCCCAGTAATTGGATGAACG ATCCTAATG GACCAATGGTATACAAGGGAATATACCATCTTTTCTACCAGTATAACCCATACGGCGCCGTTTGGGATGTAAGAATCGTGTGGGGTCACTCCACGTCACTTGATCTAGTTAACTGGACCCCACAGCCTCCAGCATTCAGTCCATCTCAGCCGTCAGACATCAACGGTTGTTGGTCAGGCTCCGTCACGATTCTACCAAACGGCACACCAGTGATCCTCTACACCGGCATTGACCAAAACAAAAGCCAAGTCCAAAACGTCGCCGTTCCGGTTAACATCTCCGATCCATATCTCCGAGAATGGTCAAAGTCGCCGGCCAATCCTCTGATGGCTCCTAACGCCGTCAACGGAATCAACCCCGACCGGTTCCGAGATCCGACCACCGCGTGGATAGGACACGACGGAGAATGGAGAGTCATCGTCGGAAGCTCGACGGACGATCGTCGAGGATTAGCGGTTCTGTACAAGAGCAGAGATTTCTTCAACTGGACGCAAGCGACGAAGCCTCTTCACCACGAGGAGTTAACCGGAATGTGGGAGTGTCCTGATTTTTTCCCGGTTTCGATAACCGGAACGGAAGGTCTCGAAACGTCGTCGTCTGGTGAGGTGAAACACGTGCTGAAAATGAGTTTGATCGAGACGTTGCATGATTATTACACGATTGGGTGTTACGACCGTGAGAAGGATGTTTACGTACCGGATCATGGGTTTGTGCAAGATGGTTCGGCTCCGAGGTTGGACTACGGGAAGTTTTACGCGTCGAAAGCGTTTTACGATGATGTTAAGAAACGAAGGATCTTGTGGGGTTGGGTTAACGAGTCTTCACCTGCTAAGGATGATATTGAGAAGGGTTGGTCTGGTCTACAG TCATTTCCAAGAAAAATATGGCTTGGTGAATCGGGAAATGAGCTGCTACAATGGCCGATTGAAGAGATTGAGACCTTGCGTGAGACACAAGTCAACTGGTACAACAAGGTTCTTAAGGCAGGATCTACTATCCAAGTTCATGGTGTTACTGCTGCACAG GCTGATGTTGATGTATCATTCAAAGTGAAAGATTTGGAAAAAGCGGATGTGATTGAACCAAGTTGGACCGACCCTCAAAAGATATGTAGTGAGGAAGATTTATCGGTTAAGTCCGGTTTAGGGCCATTTGGTTTGATGGTGTTGGCATCAAATGACATGGAGGAATACACATCAGTTTACTTCAGAATCTTCAAGTCAAATGATACTAAGTACGTAGTGTTGATGTGCAGTGACCAAAGCAG ATCTTCGTTGAATGAAGAAAATGATAAAGCAACGTTTGGTGCTTTTGTAGCAATAGACCCTTCACACGAAACACTTTCTCTTAGGACTTTG ATTGACCACTCTATAGTGGAGAGTTATGGTGGAGGAGGCAAAGTATGTGTAACTTCGAGAGTGTATCCAAAATTGGCAATAGGAGAAAAAGCAAATCTCTTTGTCTTCAACAAGGGAACTCAAAGTGTTGATGTCTTGAGCCTAAGTGCTTGGAGCTTGAAGTCTGCCCAAATCAATGGCGAGACAGTGTCACCATTCAGCGAGTGTGAAGATTCACACTCACTTAATCAGTATTGA
- the LOC106300085 gene encoding protein FLX-like 3, translating into MSGRDRYHREVQDPSYHDRRRFTPERPFLRAPPPPSLLEDLQIQEAEIRRLLSDNHRLADDRVLLERELGAAKEELHRLNLMVSDLRAEQDLQAREFSEKRHKLEGDIRAMESYKKEASQLRGEAQKLSEIKRELSGDVQILRKDLVKLQSDNKQIPRLRAEVEDLQKELMHARGAIDYEKKEKFELIEQRQIMEKNMVSMAREVEKLRAELATVDSRPWGFGGSYGMNLGTMDGAYRGSYGETDGFLGSSERSQYYSHGSGSQKKPRLDRH; encoded by the exons ATGTCTGGAAGAGACCGATATCACCGAGAGGTTCAAGACCCTTCTTACCATGATCGACGTCGTTTTACTCCCGAGAGACCATTCCTTCGCGCCCCTCCACCTCCATCACTCTTAGAAGATCTTCAGATACAAGAAGCTGAAATCCGGAGGCTTTTGTCTGATAACCACAGACTAGCTGACGACCGAGTGCTTCTGGAGAGAGAGCTCGGTGCAGCTAAGGAAGAGCTTCACCGTCTGAACCTGATGGTCTCTGATCTCCGTGCCGAACAGGATCTGCAGGCGAGGGAGTTCAGTGAGAAAAGGCATAAACTTGAGGGGGATATTCGTGCTATGGAGTCTTACAAGAAGGAGGCTTCTCAGTTGCGCGGAGAAGCTCAGAAGCTGAGTGAGATAAAGCGTGAATTAAGTGGAGACGTTCAGATACTTAGGAAGGATTTGGTGAAGTTGCAGTCGGATAACAAGCAGATTCCGCGTTTGAGAGCTGAGGTTGAGGACCTGCAGAAGGAGCTTATGCACGCTAG AGGTGCTATTGACTACGAGAAGAAGGAAAAGTTTGAGCTTATTGAACAGCGGCAGATAATGGAAAAGAACATGGTTTCTATGGCGCGTGAAGTTGAAAAGCTACGGGCAGAACTTGCTACTGTTGATAGTAGGCCGTGGGGTTTTG GTGGATCATATGGGATGAATCTCGGCACTATGGATGGCGCTTACCGTGGTTCTTATGGAGAAACCGATGGTTTTCTG GGATCTTCGGAAAGGAGTCAATATTACAGCCATGGGTCTGGCTCGCAGAAGAAACCTCGCTTGGATCGTCACTGA
- the LOC106300082 gene encoding phospholipase D epsilon isoform X1 — MELEEQKKFFHGTLEITIFDATPFSPTFPFHCICTKPRPAYVTIKLNKKKVAKTSSELDRVWNQTFQILCAHPVSDTTITITLKTHCSVLGRFRISAEQILTSNTAIVNGCFPLTTNNGSKKPNLKLKCMMWFRPAYLEPGWCKTFEGEPFQGIKNASFPQRSNCRVVLYQDAHHKATFDPRVHDVPCNARNLWEDVYKAIDCARHLVYIAGWALNPNLVLVRDEETEIPHAVGVTIGELLKRKAHEGVAVRVMVWNDESSLPMIKNKGVMRTNDQTALSYFRDTSVVCRLCPRSHKKLPTAFAHHQKTITVDTRVTNTNTKEREIMSFLGGFDLCDGRYDTEEHSLFRTLGTSDDFYQTSLAGAKLSRGGPREPWHDCHVCVVGAAAWDVLKNFEQRWTKQCNPSVLVNTSGIRNLVNSATTEEDDRNWNVQVLRSIDHVSATEMPRGLQVERSVHDGYVAAIRKAERFIYIENQYFMGGCEHWEGKNGSGCTNLIPVEIALKIAAKIREKERFAVYIVIPMWPEGPPESETVEEMLHWTRETMTMMYKIIGEAIWEVGDGSHPRDYLNFFCLANREEKREGEYEAASSPHPKTQYWNAQRNRRFMVYVHSKIMIVDDAYVLIGSANINQRSMDGCRDTEIAIGCYQTDTTKTNEIRAYRLSLWYEHTGGKITVDELSFSEPESLECVRGLLTIGEQMWDIYSGEKVVDMNGVHLVVYPISVTTDGAVEKIGDGVFPDTKTLVRGKRSKMLPTVLTT; from the exons ATGGAGCTTGAGGAACAGAAGAAGTTCTTCCATGGAACACTCGAGATTACAATCTTCGACGCAACACCTTTCTCTCCTACATTTCCTTTCCAT TGTATATGTACGAAGCCAAGACCAGCTTACGTGACCATTAAGCTAAACAAGAAGAAAGTTGCTAAAACAAGCTCAGAACTCGACCGTGTCTGGAACCAGACATTTCAGATCCTCTGCGCACATCCTGTTTCCGACACCACCATCACAATCACGCTCAAGACTCACTGTTCCGTTCTCGGAAGATTCCGAATCTCTGCTGAACAGATTCTGACTTCTAATACAGCCATTGTCAACGGGTGTTTTCCTCTGACTACAAATAACGGATCTAAGAAACCTAACTTGAAGCTCAAGTGTATGATGTGGTTCAGACCAGCTTATCTAGAACCGGGATGGTGCAAAACGTTCGAAGGAGAGCCTTTTCAAGGTATTAAGAACGCTAGCTTCCCGCAACGATCGAACTGCAGAGTTGTATTGTATCAAGACGCGCACCATAAAGCCACGTTTGATCCTAGGGTTCATGATGTTCCTTGTAATGCAAGAAACCTATGGGAAGATGTTTATAAAGCGATTGATTGCGCTAGGCATTTAGTTTACATCGCAGGATGGGCATTAAACCCTAACCTCGTTCTCGTACGTGATGAAGAGACAGAGATTCCACACGCAGTGGGGGTAACGATCGGTGAGCTTCTGAAACGCAAAGCACACGAAGGCGTAGCGGTGAGAGTAATGGTGTGGAACGACGAGTCGTCTCTACCGATGATCAAGAACAAAGGTGTAATGCGAACAAACGACCAAACAGCTCTTTCTTACTTCAGAGACACAAGTGTTGTTTGTAGATTGTGTCCAAGATCGCACAAGAAGCTCCCTACGGCTTTCGCACACCACCAAAAGACCATCACAGTGGACACACGTGTAACGAATACAAACACAAAAGAGCGAGAGATCATGAGCTTCCTCGGCGGTTTTGACCTCTGCGATGGTCGTTACGACACAGAGGAGCATTCTCTGTTCCGTACACTCGGGACAAGCGATGATTTTTATCAAACAAGCCTTGCTGGAGCTAAGCTAAGCAGAGGCGGACCAAGAGAGCCGTGGCACGATTGTCACGTGTGTGTGGTCGGGGCTGCAGCTTGGGATGTTTTGAAGAATTTCGAACAGAGATGGACGAAACAGTGTAACCCTTCTGTGTTGGTTAACACCTCAGGGATAAGAAACTTAGTAAACAGTGCAACCACTGAAGAAGATGACAGGAACTGGAATGTCCAAGTCCTGAGATCGATAGATCACGTGTCGGCAACGGAGATGCCTAGAGGCTTACAGGTCGAGAGGAGCGTACACGACGGTTACGTCGCGGCGATTCGAAAAGCAGAGAGGTTTATATACATTGAGAATCAGTATTTTATGGGAGGCTGCGAGCATTGGGAGGGGAAGAACGGAAGCGGATGCACAAACTTGATACCCGTTGAAATAGCTTTAAAGATTGCGGCTAAAATACGCGAGAAGGAGAGGTTTGCCGTGTATATAGTGATACCAATGTGGCCTGAAGGGCCACCGGAGAGCGAAACGGTCGAAGAGATGCTTCATTGGACGAGAGAGACAATGACAATGATGTATAAGATCATAGGAGAGGCGATATGGGAAGTTGGAGACGGGTCGCATCCAAGGGATTACTTAAACTTCTTCTGTCTCGCAAACAGAGAAGAGAAGAGAGAAGGAGAGTATGAAGCAGCTTCGTCTCCGCATCCCAAAACACAGTACTGGAACGCACAGAGGAACCGGAGATTCATGGTCTATGTCCACTCCAAGATCATGATAG TGGACGACGCATACGTTTTAATAGGATCAGCCAACATAAACCAGAGATCAATGGACGGTTGCCGTGACACGGAGATTGCAATAGGTTGCTACCAAACAGATACAACTAAGACCAATGAAATTAGAGCTTACCGGTTGTCGCTCTGGTACGAGCATACAGGTGGCAAGATCACAGTGGATGAGTTATCTTTCTCGGAGCCAGAGAGTCTTGAATGCGTCCGAGGGTTGCTGACAATTGGGGAACAAATGTGGGATATTTACAGCGGTGAGAAGGTAGTGGACATGAACGGTGTACACTTGGTTGTGTACCCCATTAGTGTGACGACAGATGGTGCGGTTGAGAAAATCGGCGACGGAGTTTTTCCTGATACCAAGACGTTGGTGCGAGGGAAAAGATCCAAGATGTTGCCTACGGTTCTAACAACATGA
- the LOC106300082 gene encoding phospholipase D epsilon isoform X2 produces MELEEQKKFFHGTLEITIFDATPFSPTFPFHVRIMLLKMTCICTKPRPAYVTIKLNKKKVAKTSSELDRVWNQTFQILCAHPVSDTTITITLKTHCSVLGRFRISAEQILTSNTAIVNGCFPLTTNNGSKKPNLKLKCMMWFRPAYLEPGWCKTFEGEPFQGIKNASFPQRSNCRVVLYQDAHHKATFDPRVHDVPCNARNLWEDVYKAIDCARHLVYIAGWALNPNLVLVRDEETEIPHAVGVTIGELLKRKAHEGVAVRVMVWNDESSLPMIKNKGVMRTNDQTALSYFRDTSVVCRLCPRSHKKLPTAFAHHQKTITVDTRVTNTNTKEREIMSFLGGFDLCDGRYDTEEHSLFRTLGTSDDFYQTSLAGAKLSRGGPREPWHDCHVCVVGAAAWDVLKNFEQRWTKQCNPSVLVNTSGIRNLVNSATTEEDDRNWNVQVLRSIDHVSATEMPRGLQVERSVHDGYVAAIRKAERFIYIENQYFMGGCEHWEGKNGSGCTNLIPVEIALKIAAKIREKERFAVYIVIPMWPEGPPESETVEEMLHWTRETMTMMYKIIGEAIWEVGDGSHPRDYLNFFCLANREEKREGEYEAASSPHPKTQYWNAQRNRRFMVYVHSKIMIGLV; encoded by the exons ATGGAGCTTGAGGAACAGAAGAAGTTCTTCCATGGAACACTCGAGATTACAATCTTCGACGCAACACCTTTCTCTCCTACATTTCCTTTCCATGTACGTATTATGTTGTTAAAGATGACG TGTATATGTACGAAGCCAAGACCAGCTTACGTGACCATTAAGCTAAACAAGAAGAAAGTTGCTAAAACAAGCTCAGAACTCGACCGTGTCTGGAACCAGACATTTCAGATCCTCTGCGCACATCCTGTTTCCGACACCACCATCACAATCACGCTCAAGACTCACTGTTCCGTTCTCGGAAGATTCCGAATCTCTGCTGAACAGATTCTGACTTCTAATACAGCCATTGTCAACGGGTGTTTTCCTCTGACTACAAATAACGGATCTAAGAAACCTAACTTGAAGCTCAAGTGTATGATGTGGTTCAGACCAGCTTATCTAGAACCGGGATGGTGCAAAACGTTCGAAGGAGAGCCTTTTCAAGGTATTAAGAACGCTAGCTTCCCGCAACGATCGAACTGCAGAGTTGTATTGTATCAAGACGCGCACCATAAAGCCACGTTTGATCCTAGGGTTCATGATGTTCCTTGTAATGCAAGAAACCTATGGGAAGATGTTTATAAAGCGATTGATTGCGCTAGGCATTTAGTTTACATCGCAGGATGGGCATTAAACCCTAACCTCGTTCTCGTACGTGATGAAGAGACAGAGATTCCACACGCAGTGGGGGTAACGATCGGTGAGCTTCTGAAACGCAAAGCACACGAAGGCGTAGCGGTGAGAGTAATGGTGTGGAACGACGAGTCGTCTCTACCGATGATCAAGAACAAAGGTGTAATGCGAACAAACGACCAAACAGCTCTTTCTTACTTCAGAGACACAAGTGTTGTTTGTAGATTGTGTCCAAGATCGCACAAGAAGCTCCCTACGGCTTTCGCACACCACCAAAAGACCATCACAGTGGACACACGTGTAACGAATACAAACACAAAAGAGCGAGAGATCATGAGCTTCCTCGGCGGTTTTGACCTCTGCGATGGTCGTTACGACACAGAGGAGCATTCTCTGTTCCGTACACTCGGGACAAGCGATGATTTTTATCAAACAAGCCTTGCTGGAGCTAAGCTAAGCAGAGGCGGACCAAGAGAGCCGTGGCACGATTGTCACGTGTGTGTGGTCGGGGCTGCAGCTTGGGATGTTTTGAAGAATTTCGAACAGAGATGGACGAAACAGTGTAACCCTTCTGTGTTGGTTAACACCTCAGGGATAAGAAACTTAGTAAACAGTGCAACCACTGAAGAAGATGACAGGAACTGGAATGTCCAAGTCCTGAGATCGATAGATCACGTGTCGGCAACGGAGATGCCTAGAGGCTTACAGGTCGAGAGGAGCGTACACGACGGTTACGTCGCGGCGATTCGAAAAGCAGAGAGGTTTATATACATTGAGAATCAGTATTTTATGGGAGGCTGCGAGCATTGGGAGGGGAAGAACGGAAGCGGATGCACAAACTTGATACCCGTTGAAATAGCTTTAAAGATTGCGGCTAAAATACGCGAGAAGGAGAGGTTTGCCGTGTATATAGTGATACCAATGTGGCCTGAAGGGCCACCGGAGAGCGAAACGGTCGAAGAGATGCTTCATTGGACGAGAGAGACAATGACAATGATGTATAAGATCATAGGAGAGGCGATATGGGAAGTTGGAGACGGGTCGCATCCAAGGGATTACTTAAACTTCTTCTGTCTCGCAAACAGAGAAGAGAAGAGAGAAGGAGAGTATGAAGCAGCTTCGTCTCCGCATCCCAAAACACAGTACTGGAACGCACAGAGGAACCGGAGATTCATGGTCTATGTCCACTCCAAGATCATGATAGGTTTGGTTTAA
- the LOC106296507 gene encoding PRA1 family protein F2: MNYGAIPTSSHPSPPIDLEYISRAKHRIKSGLATRRPWKTMFDLQSMSLPHGFFDAISRIKTNLVYFRANYAVVVLLVLFLSLIYHPTSLLVLAVLVVFWIFLYFLRDEPLVVFGHQIDDRTVMICLSVLTIVMLLFTHATANVLGAVATAVVLVLVHAAVRRSDNLYLDEEAAAATEASGLTSYP; this comes from the coding sequence ATGAACTACGGCGCGATCCCGACGTCCTCTCATCCATCTCCGCCGATTGATCTCGAGTACATCTCACGCGCAAAGCACCGCATCAAATCAGGACTCGCCACGCGCCGCCCATGGAAAACGATGTTCGATCTCCAATCGATGAGCCTCCCCCACGGCTTCTTCGACGCGATCTCGAGGATCAAGACGAACCTCGTCTACTTCAGAGCCAATTACGCCGTCGTCGTCCTCCTCGTCCTCTTCCTGAGCCTCATCTACCACCCGACGTCGCTCCTCGTCTTGGCCGTCCTGGTCGTGTTCTGGATCTTCCTCTACTTCCTCCGCGACGAGCCTCTCGTGGTCTTCGGTCACCAGATCGATGATCGGACGGTCATGATCTGCTTATCGGTTTTGACGATTGTGATGCTTTTGTTCACGCACGCGACGGCGAATGTTCTCGGGGCGGTGGCGACGGCTGTGGTGTTGGTTTTGGTACACGCGGCGGTTAGGAGGAGTGATAATTTGTATCTTGATGAGGAAGCTGCGGCGGCGACGGAAGCTTCAGGGCTGACGTCATATCCATAA
- the LOC106296508 gene encoding uncharacterized protein LOC106296508, with product MASSKVCRLSSKIHSLTQKLSKTNAHVSSIPSPLKSSLPSSATPRINRSTRVPVELSSCVSLFPLHSAIASSRLVSSLSAESMSWGLVPQGISMPL from the exons ATGGCGTCTTCGAAAGTGTGCAGATTATCGTCAAAGATACACTCTTTAACGCAGAAGCTAAGCAAGACGAATGCCCACGTCTCCTCCATACCCTCACCCCTCAAATCTTCACTACCATCCTCAGCGACTCCCCGTATCAATCGTTCTACTAG AGTACCTGTGGAGCTGAGTAGCTGTGTATCGCTGTTTCCACTACACAGTGCTATTGCATCTTCCAGATTAGTATCAAGTCTCTCTGCTGAATCCATGAGCTGGGGTTTAGTTCCTCAAG GTATTTCAATGCCTTTATGA